From Paenibacillus graminis:
ACCCAATCGATGGTGGATGATACGCTGCAGCCGCTGATGGAAACGCTGGATGCGCAGAAAGATGTCGTATCTTTGCTGCTGCTGCTGGAGCGTGACGACATTGATACATATCACCATTCACTGCAGGTTGGCCTGCTGTCGTATTATATCGCTGCCTGGATGGGTTATTCCAAAGAAGAGCGTTACCAGATCAGCCGTGCAGGCTATCTGCATGATATCGGCAAAAGCCAGGTGCCGTTGTCCATCTTGAACAAAACCGGGATTCTGACTCCTGCTGAAGAGGAAGAACTAAAACGGCATACAACCTTCGGTTATGATATTATCCGCGGTTCCAAGATGGATGAGAAGACGGCGCTTGTAGCGCTGCAGCATCATGAATTTGAGGATGGAACAGGTTATCCGAACCAGATCCTTAAAAGCGGGATTCATCCGTACACGGAAATTGTCGCGGTGGCGAATATTTACATGGGCTTGACCACCTCCCGGCCGAACCAGCCGAAGCAGGGGTTAGTTGCTGTACTTCGCAAGGTGCATGAAATGGGCTTTGGCAAGCTGAACGGAACAGTGGTACAAGCACTTACCGGACATCTGCTGCCAGGGTTTGTAGGCAAAAGTGTGCAACTCTCCAATGGGGAAATCGGGACGATTGTGATGAATAACCCGCTGGATATGTTCAGGCCGCTGGTGAAAGTCGATAATGTGTTCAAAGACCTGTCGCGTGAGCGCAGCTTGTCGGTTGAAGAAATTATTATGTAAATCAAAGAATCATAAGATCAGGCATAAGGTTATCCTATTCGTTGCATAACGGATGATAGGGGTAGCCTTTTTGTATGCCGTGAATTTGTATTGTAATAATAGATTGGCTATGATGAATGAAAGATTAAGATAGGAGAAATGAGGATGAACACCCAAGATCAGATCGAAAAATTCAAGCAGCTTAAATATGATTTGACCCGTTTTATGATGATTTACAAATTTGCACTGGAGGAAATTGAGACCAAAATCGAAATCCTGAAGCAGGAATTCCAGATGCTCCATGACTACAGCCCGATCGAGCATACGAAATCGCGGATCAAATCTCCCGAGAGCATTATGAACAAAATGCTGCGCAAAAACAGCGAGCTGTCGCTGCCTGCGATCAAAGCCAGCATTAAGGATATCGCCGGACTGCGGATTACCTGCTCCTTTATTTCCGACATTTATCAGGTCAGTGCCATGCTGCAGAAGCAGGATGACCTGAAGGTGCTTGGCGTGAAGGATTATATCAAGAATCCTAAGCCCAATGGCTATCAGAGCCTGCATCTGTTGGTCGAGGTGCCGGTGTTTTTGTCCGACTGTCAGGAGCATGTCTGTGTAGAGGTGCAGATCCGCACCATTGCCATGGATTTCTGGGCCAGTCTGGAGCACAAAATCTTTTATAAATACAGCCAGTCCGTTCCTGAGCATCTGACCCGCGAATTGAAGAATGCCGCCGACAAGGCGTATGAGCTGGATCTGCAAATGGAGCGTCTGCACCGGGAAATTAAGGAGATCAAGGATGCCCAGGGCGACGATTCCGATGAAGAGCTCCGCCGGATTATTATCAACAATCAGCAATTTAATCTGCCGGCGAATTTCATCAAGCTGTTAGGCGAATAAAGGAGGGAATACATCGGGATTTTTTTGAAAATCAGTGAAGTGGAGGAGAGATGAGCTTTGAGCAAGCCTAATCTTCGCAGCATAACAGTCAATCAAATCGGCTATTCCACAGAAGGAGCCAAGATCGCCATTGTCAATGGGGAAGGGCAGGGTTTCCGGGTGATCCGTGAAGAGACGGGGGAAGTGGTGTATGCCGGGAAGTCCGGCGCTGCCGTGCTGGATAAGCCCAGCGGTGCCAAGGCCCGTGCGGCTGATTTCTCGGAAGTCAGGACCGCAGGGAGATATTACATTGAAGGAGACGACGGGTCAATATCCGCTTCTTTTGTGATTGCAGACAAGCCCTATCAGGAGCTGCAGCAGGGACTTTTGAAAGCCTTTTATTATTTCCGCTGCGGCGTGGAGCTGACCGGGGAATATGCCGGTCCATGGGCACACGGTGCATGCCATACGGCAGAAGGCATCGTGCACGGGCAACCGGAGAAGCGCCTCGACGGCTGCGGAGGCTGGCATGATGCCGGAGATTACGGCAAATACTCCGGCCCGGGCGCCAAGGCTATTGCCGATCTGCTGCTGGCCTATGAGCTGTACCCGGCAGCTTTTGAGGCTGCGGTTCCGCTGCCGGAGAGCGACGGCCGGACGCCGGATGTACTGCTGGAGTGCAAGGTGGAGCTGGACTGGCTGTTCAAGATGCAGGAAGCCGGTACAGGCGGAGTGTACCACAAGCTGACGACATTGAACTTCCCCGGTCTTGATGTGATGCCGGAGAACGACACTGCGGAGCTGTACATCTCACCGGTATCGGCCGCGGCGACGGGTGACTTTGCCGGGGTGATGGCGATGGCGGCAAGAGTCTATGAGCCATACGACCAGGCTTATGCACGCCAATGCCTGGCGGCGGCGCAGGCCGCCTGGACCTGGCTGGAGCAGCATCCCGGGGTGCCCGGGTTCACCAATCCGCCGGGAATTACCACCGGTGAATACGGTGACGGGAATGATCAGGACGAACGGTTCTGGGCAGCCGCAGAACTCTACCGCACTACTGGCATGGAAGTCTATCATGAGGCGGTTCAGGCGCTGGCGAAGCTGCCGTTCCCGAAATACAGCCTGGGCTGGGCGGACATGGGCGGCTATGGCACGCTGGCGTATCTTCTGAGCGGGAAATCAGCCACTCAGACGGCGCTGTATGCTTCGCTGAAGCAGGGGTTGCTTGCTGAGGCTGACCGCCTGGTACAGCAGTGCCGGGAGGACGGCTACCGGATTTCCTTGCTGGAAGAGGATTATATCTGGGGCAGCAATATGCTGGTGATGAACAATGCCATGCTGCTGCTGGCGGCAGAGCATTTCAGCGGGAACACAGCCTATGCCGGCTGCGCGCTGGATCATCTGCATTATCTGATGGGCCGCAATGTGCTGGACATCAGCTATGTGACCGGGTTCGGCGACCGTCCGGTGATGCACCCGCATCACCGCCCCTCTGTAGGGGATGGTGTTGCCGATCCGGTGCCCGGCATGGTATCCGGCGGTCCCGACCGCGGGCTGCATGATGAGTATGCTGCCCGGCATCTGCAAGGCAAGCCGGCCGCGCAGTGCTTTGCCGATCATGACCTCAGCTATTCCACGAATGAGGTCACGATCTATTGGAACTCTCCGGCTGTGTTCGTGACGGCACGGTTTAATGTGTAAGGAAAATCTGCAAAGGAGCGACTTCCAGTGAATCCTTACAAAGTAGTCAGCTTGGATATGTTTCAGACTCTGGTGAACATTGAAGGCCGGAGGAACCGCATCTGGAAGCCGATTCTGCAGCAGGATTTTAGCGAAGCACGGGCTTTGGAGCTGGCTCAAGCCCTGCTAAACCATTATTTTGCGCAAGCAGCAGCCATTCGTGATGCCGGGAGCTTTTGCACCAGCCAGGAAATATACCGCAGCGGCTTTGAGAAAGTCTTCCACGAGCATAGGCTGAGCTTTGATTGTCATGAGGCTGTGGATATTCTCTTTGCCGAGCATCGGCTGTCCGGCCTCTATGCAGACACCCGGCCCTTCCTGCAGAAGATCTCTGAAGCGTATCAGGTCTGCATTGTCAGCGACACGGATACTCTGATGCTGCCGGATTTCTATAAGGAGTATCCGATCAGGCTGTTCACTTCAGAAGATTACGGCTCCTACAAAAATGACGGGTTGAACCGGATGTTCACAGAGGTTATCGCATACTATGGCGTGCAGCCCGGGGAAATACTGCATATAGGAGATTCGGCCTCGGATGTGCTGGGAGCGGCCAGAGCGGGAATCCGCAGCTGCTGGATCAACCGGACGGGATCAGCCTGGAATCATGCTGGGCAGCCGCCGGATTATACAGTAGGCAATCTTGAAGAGATTTATGCGATTCTTGAGCCGGGGGTTCATACCGCACATACTTGATACCAAGATACAGTAGAAGGGAAGGTATTCTTCATGGAACTGCAACTGAAAGGTCAAACAGCGCTGATTACCGGATCAATTCTTTGAGATCCCGGACAGCGAATGGCTGAGATTTTTTGAGGTAAATGTACTGAGCGGTATCCGGTTAAGCCGGCACTATCTGCAGGGGATGCTCCGGCGGAATGCGGGACGGGTGATCTTTATCGGAAGTGAGGCAGCGGTAATGCCATCACAGGAAATGGCCCACTACAGTGCCACCAAAACGATGCAGCTGTCCGTCTCACGAAGCTTGGCTGAGCTGACCGGCGGAACGAAGGTGACCGTCAATACTGTACTTCCCGGCTCTACCTTGACCGAAGGGGTGGAAAAGATGCTGCAGACCTTGTATCCCCATGAGAACCTCAGTCCAGCGGAAGCAGAGAAACGGTTCATGAAGGAAAACCGTCCGACCTCAATCCTTGAAAGATTGATCTGGCCCGAGGAGATTGCCGAGTTTGTAGCCTTTCTGAGCAGTCCTCTGTCTGCTGCCATCAATGGGGCGGCATTGCGTGCAGATGGTGGATTGGTACGCAGCGTGTTCTAAAGTAAAAATATCATAGATACTTCATAATCCTGTTGCTGGAACGATGACTCTGGACATGGCGATCCGGAGGTGCAAATGTCAAAACCCCCATCTTTTTGCTTAGACCACCTCTATGATTGGACGGAACGGCTGGTAATTCCGGGAGAATGAAAAGAGCAAGCGGATTTGGGAGTTCTTCCCGCCGTTTGCTCTTTTTATCTGTTTTTCCGGAATCTTTAGTCTCGTGAGAAATCCGGCTGTAATTTTATCCCCTTGAAATTCTGCCCTGTAATTACCAATAAATCTGCCTTTGCATCATTGATCTGGAAGAAAAAACTGCTGGTGGACTCTGTTGTCCAATCGTATAATTAAACAAAGATAAACCTGTCGGCAGCTGCCGCCCAGCATTACAAGGAGGTTAAGGAATGCCCAGACTGGGAGGAGCAGGACAAAGACCACAGAAGAAACTCAGTCTTACCCTACTGCTGATCGGTCTGGTCACACTGGTGGTTCTGCTGACTTCAACGATCCTGCTCACCGCTTCATATCATTCGAAAAAAAAGTCGCTGATAGAAACGACCCTGAATTTGAATCAGGCCAATGCCGACCGCATGAGCCGGACAATGGATTCCCTGTTCCGTTCCATGCGCAGCAGTATGGCATACAGTGCGGACAAGCTGTCCAGGCTCGATGTGCTGCCGTCCGGGGAAGTGGATGATTACCTTGAATTGATGCGCAAGAGCAGCACTTATTTTAATTCAATTCTTTTGGTAGGGGCAGATGGAATTGTCCGCAATACCTCACCGGCAACGCTTGGAATGGAAGGCAAGCCGATTAAGTCCCCTTGGGCCCTAGAAGCGCTTGGTCTTAAAAGCCCATATCTCTCTGAGCCATACACTGCTGTTTCGACGGGCAGAATGATCATTTTTATGAGCGAGCCGGTATATGCTCCGGATAAGCATTATCTTGGGCAGCTGGGCGGCACGATCTACCTGCAGGATAACAATATCCTAAATATGATTTTTGGGAACACGGATGATATCGATGCTTCTGGTTCGTATTATTATATCGTCAGCTCCAGCGGGCATCTGCTGTTTCATCCCGACAAAGAACGGATTAATGAAGACGTTAGCGGCAATGAAGTGGTCCGGGAATTGATGAAAGGCAACAGCGGGCAGAGAGAGGCGTTGAACCTAAGAGGTGTACAGCTGCTGGCCGGCTATTCCAGTGTTCAGGCCAATGGATGGGGAATTGTAGTAGTTTCCCCTGTGAGCTTCATTCAGAAGGAGCTATGGAGCCAAATCCGTACCACTCTTGCTTATACGTTGATTCCCTTTGCGGTTCTGCTGCTTCTTGCTGTTCTCCTGGCCCATCAATTAGCCCAGCCTTTTGTTATGCTTGCTGATCTGATGAGCAGAGTGGGCAAGGGAAAAGCAGAGCTGCCTGAACTGAAGCCGCACTGGAACCGGGAGGCGGACCTTTTGACCAAAGCGGTCACCATAGCCTGGAGTAATATCCAGAAGCATACAGACCAGCTCACCCAGGCAGCCATGACGGATATTCTGACGGGTCTGGCCAACCGCAGATCCCTTGAGCTCACAATGAATCAGTGGATTGCCGCGCAGTTTTCGTTCTCTGTGATTGTGCTGGATGTTGATAAATTCAAATTTGTAAATGACACCTACGGCCACCTGGCAGGAGACGAGGTTCTGAAGCAGGTTGCAGGCATATTGAAAATGAGCATACGTCCAGGGGATGTCTGCTGCCGTTATGGCGGAGAGGAGTTCGTTGTGCTTCTTCCGCGAACCAAGCCTTCGGATGCCTATACCGTTGCGGAACGAATCCGCAAAACGCTGGAAGCCTCTGAAGTTCCTCTGGCGGTTAAAGTGACTTCCTCCCAGGGAATTGCTCATTATCCGAGCCATGGCAATACTCTGGAGGAGCTGCTGCAGCAGGCGGACCGTGCAATGTATTCGGCCAAAGGCAGGGGCAGGAACCGGACAGTTATAGCAGATGAGTAAAAATAATAATTCACCTGGGCCTGGGCGGATACATATTCTAACGCAGGAACGATAAAAAACGGATCTGCGGAAAGGAAGGCGTCCAGGTGACTTCATACATGGATTACAAATCACCCACTGCACAATTTAGCTTTGATGTGAATTCAAACACAACGTTTAAGAAGGATGATTGTAATTATATCAATACCCTGTCGATCAAAGAGCTTAATACACTGGAGAATACATCTCTCCTTGATATTTTTCTCAGCCGCTCAAACGTGGTGGAACCGCATTACCACCAGAATGCCGCTGAACTCATCTATTGTATCTCCGGGGCTGCAGTCGTCTCGCTGATCAATCCGTTTACGAACGAGCTGCTGCATTTTCCCGTTACACCAGGCCAGGTGGCCAATGTGCCGCAGGGCTGGTGGCACTATGAAGTGGCTACATCCGATTGTACCCATCTGCTGGCCATCTTCAACGCCCCTGTTCCAGAGGTCATTCTGGGCTCTGATCTCCTGACGCTTACTCCGGCAAATGTACTGGCCCACACCTACTGTCTCAATGAAGCCAAAGTGAAGGACACACTGGCGCCGGTGAAGCCGGGCACCTTCATTGGCCCGCCTGCAGACTGCTGCGAACCCGGCACAACCGAGGAAGCTAATGCGGCTCATGCCAACAATATGGCTCCGTATACTTATCCGCTGGTTCCGCAATCGCTTCAGCCCTTTGGTTATCAGCCTGCGCCGATGCACGGCTATTACGGCCAGCCCTATGTCCAGCAGTACCACGACCAGCCTTATGTTCAGCCTTATCCGGGCCTGCAGACAGCGGTGGACCCGGCCGGGAATGTGTGAACCTAAGCTCTAACTGAACAGCCGGCAGACTTTTGTGCCTCCCCGGGACCCGTCAAATGGACGGGTTTTTACTGTGCCCGATGCATTTATGGTATCTTACGGGAGGGGCTGCTGCTCTTGGTCTATCGTCAACTGTTCCGGGTAATAGAAGGGAGAAGCCACCCGCAGATTGCTCCCTGCGGGTGGCTTCGTTGTTAAGACAAGCGGACTAATATGCGGCCCCGTGTGTTGGATTGAAGGATATCCTCCAGTGCAGCAGGCAGCCCGGTTAAAGTGATCTCGCGGTCCACAAGCGCGTCCAGCCGCTCAGGCTTCAGATCAGAGGCCATCCGTTCCCAAATCTGAATGCGCTCTTCCATCGGACAAGCGACAGAATCAATTCCCAGCAGATTGACACCGCGCAAGATAAAGGGCAGAACAGACGCCGGTACCGCTGTTCCGGCGGTTAAGCCGCTGGCGGCAACTGAGCCGCCGTAAGCGATTGAGCTGAGCACTGCTGCCAGCGGAGTGCCGCCTACTGAATCAACCGCCGCCTGCCACAGCTGCTTGTCGAGCGGCTTGCCGGACCCTCCGCTGACCTGTTCACGCGAAATGATCTCAGCGGCTCCCAGCGCCTTCAAGTAGTCTGCTGCGTCTGCTCTGCCTGTACTCGCTGTAACTTGGTAGCCTTTCTTGGCAAGCATGGCTACCGCCGATCCGCCAACCCCGCCGGTTGCGCCGGTGACCAGCACTTTGCCCTTATCCGGGGCAGCACCGTGAGCCTCCAATGCCTGGATGGACATGGCCGCGGTATACCCGGCTGTACCATAGATCATCGCTTCCCGCAGGGTAAGGCCCGCCGGCAGCGGCATGACCCATCCGGCAGGGATGCGCGCATACTCGCTGAAGCCGCCGTAATGGGAGACGCCGATACCGTAGCCGGTGGCAATGACCGCTTGTCCTTCCTGGAATCGCGGGTCTGCGGAAGAAACGACCGTTCCCGACAAATCAACACCTGGAATAAACGGATAATTCCGTACGATATTCCCGTTCGGGATACTCGCGAGTCCGTCTTTATAGTTCACACTGGAATAAGCAACACGAATCAACACTTCTCCGGCAGGCAGTTTCTCAAGCGAAAGCGGCTGTACCGCCACGGAAAAGCTCTCCCCTTTATCGACAACCAAAGCTTGAAAGGTTTCTGTCATGCAAGGTCTCTCCTTTTGACGAGCTGTAATGTAAGTCAGTTATATATTATTTATTCTGACCGGTCAACTTTTTATTCTCTATGATATAATGTACAGTATTCCCTTATTCGCGGAGGTTGCTATGGTACGCTACAAGAAATCGGAAGAGAAACGCAAGCAGATCCTTTTTGCCGCCTTTCAGGCGTTGTCTGAGCTTGGCTACGATTCTGTGACCCTCCAGACGATCGCCGACCATGCCGAAGTCAGCAAGGGGGTCGTGCATTATTATTTTGGCAGCAAGGAAGCGGTCCTGGTGGAGCTGCTGGAATGGCTGACTGCGAAAATATCCGCCAAAGAGCAGGCAGCGGTGCAGGAGCAGCCGACAGCAGCAGGCAAGCTTAAGGCTTACATTGATTCCGCATTCCCCGGACCTGCGAAGAACCGTTCCTTTTACCGTGTATATCTGGATTTCCTGGCCAGAGCCAGCCGGATTCCGGTGTACCGGGAGATTAATCAGCGTTTCTATGACAACTGCGCACGGATCAGCACGGAGGTGCTGACACTGGGCCAGAAGGAAGGGATTTTTGCCAAGGCACTAATCCCGGACACTACAGCCCCTGTTATCCGTGCGATTATTGACGGCTGTCTGATCCAGTGGCTGATGAAAGACGACGACGAGCTGCATGCTGCATATAAGGAATCGTGCTATGAGGCGGTGATGAAGGTGCTGAGGGTGTAAAAAGCTTTGATTGGGTCTTCTGCATACATGGAGCGTGCAAAGCACTGCCGGGACGGTAAGTTTAAGTGAAACTGCAATTAGTGGTATTCATTTAGGTTGCTGCAAGCAGAAAATATTATGTATAAAATGTGAACTGTAGTATATTGGACATAGATTGGTCAGAAAAAGGAGGCTAGCTCTATGTCGATTGCGACAACGATGATTATCCGGCTGGAAATCCGCAAGTCAGTTGCGACCTTTGGAGATGTGGCGTCGAGACTTGCTGCGGTCGGTGGCGATATCGTGGCCATTGACGTGATTCGGGCAGGCAAGGATGTGACTACACGGGATATTACGGTCAATGTGCAGGATGCTGCGAATGAAGAGATTATCACGGTGCTTACGGACATGCCGGGGATTAAGGTCATCAATATATCGGACCGGACCTTTCTCGCCCATATCGGCGGCAAAATTGAGATTACCCCCAAGATGCCGATCAAGAACCGGGAAGACCTCTCACTGGTCTATACACCGGGGGTGGCGCGTGTCTGCATGGCGATTGCCGAGGACCCGGGCAGAGCCTATTCCCTTACGATGAAAAGAAATACAGTAGCTGTCGTCACTGACGGTACAGCAGTGCTGGGGCTGGGCGATATCGGACCGGAAGCGGCGATGCCGGTGATGGAGGGGAAGGCGATGCTGTTCAAGCAGTTGGCGGATATCGATGCTTTTCCGTTATGCCTGGATACCAAAGATCCGGAAGAAATTATCCGCGTTGTGAAAGCGGTTACTGCCGGGTTTGGCGGAATTAACCTGGAGGACATCAGCTCTCCGCGCTGCTTCGAGATTGAACGGCGGCTGTCAGCTGAATTAGATATTCCCGTGTTTCATGACGATCAGCATGGGACGGCAGTTGTAGCTTTGGCCGGTCTTTTGAATGCGCTGAAGGTGGTCGGGAAAAGAGTAGAGGATTGCCGGATTGTCGTGGTTGGCATCGGGGCAGCGGGCGTTTCGATCTGCCGTCTGCTGCTGGCGGCGGGGGCACGGAGCTTGTATGCGGTGGACCGGGCGGGCATTCTGCACAAGGGCCAGACGTATGACAATGCCGAGTGGAGCTGGCTTGCCGAAGCCACGAATCCCGAGGGGCTGACCGGAGGGCTGACGGAGGCGATGCAAGGGGCGGATGTGTTCATCGGGGTATCCAGTGGAGGCATCCTGAGCGTGGATCATCTGAAAAGTATGGCGGAGGATAACATCGTGTTTGCCATGGCGAACCCGATTCCCGAGATCGAACCGGAGCTGGCCGAGTCTTATGCCCGGGTGGTAGCAACCGGAAGAAGCGATTATCCGAATCAGATCAATAATGTGCTTTGTTTTCCGGGGATTTTCCGCGGGGCGCTGGACTGCAGGGCCAAGGTGGTGAATCTGGAAATGAAGCTGGCTGCGGCTCAGGCGATTGCTTCGGTGGTTCATCCGGACGAGCTCAATGAGCAGTATATCATCCCGAGTATTTTTAATGAGAAAGTGGTTGAAGGGGTACGGGAGGCGGTTATCCGGGCCGCTATCGCAACAGGTATGGCACGCAGGCTTCCGCCTGACATTTCGGAGTAAGACAGGTTAACTGCGGGTTTTTACGCATCATAATTTGCCGGCAAAAGGGTACAGTGAGAAGTGCCGCTGTATCTTTTTTTTAATATATGCATCATATGTTACACACTTAGCTGAAATTTACTTATCCATAGGAGGGTACATGTACAGCAGAATTCATATCATGGGAGCTTCGGGAGCGGGAACCAGCACCCTGGGGCGGGCTTTGGCTGAACATTTGCCGCATGTCCATTTGGACAGCGACGATTATTTCTGGGAGCACAAATATACACAACAGACACAGATCACAGAACGGCTGCGCGCGATCGGGTCTGATCTGGACCAGCAAGAGCCCTACATATTGTCGGGAGCGGTCTGCGGGTGGGGCGACGGGCTGCGCCCGCGTTTTGATCTGGTGGTATTTCTGTGGATTCCCCCGGAAATCCGGCTTGAACGCCTGAGAAAGAGGGAATATGAGCGGTATGGTGCGGACAGTCTGCCTGGCGGCAGCATGTTCCAAGAGGTGCAGACTTTTATGGAGTGGGCGGCTTTATATGATACGGCGGGACCGGAAGTCAGAAGCCGGGTGCTGCATGAGGAATGGATGTCACGGTTACAGTGTCCTGTGCTAAGATTGGAAGAAGATTTGACAGTGGATGCGCGGGTCGAGGCTGTACTGCGGGAGTATGATGCTGAAGCTTTACGGCGTTAAGACTTGAAAAAAGCAGCAGCTGGCTGCTGGAACGTGAACTGCGCCGAAGGGGCTTCAAGGGCAGACGGATGATTCATCCGCAAAATGGGCAGCTATATATCTATGAAAAGGAATAATCCAATAAACCAACAGGAAGCGGGATAACTACATATGGTCACTATTAAGGAAATTGAGTACGGATCACTGGACGCATTGAACAAGCTCTACGATGAACTGACCGGTCATCCTACAAAACCGCAGAAGCTCGAGGCTGCATTTCGCTCAATTCAGGCAGACAGCCGGTACATACTGTTAGGCGCTTTTGTTGACGGGGAGCTGCTGGGGTCAATGATGGGTATTGTGTGCCAGGATCTTGTGGGCGAGTGCCGTCCGTTTATGGTCATTGAAAATGTGGTCGTTTCTTCCCGCTCACGGCGCCAGGGCCTCGGCAAAAAGCTTATAGCCGCCCTGGAGGCCATCGCTCACGAAAGAGACTGCTATTACATCATGTTCGTCTCCGGTGAGAAGCGGAAGGAAGCGCATATTTTTTATGAGGCGATGGGCTACCGGGAAGAAAAGGTGGAGGGGTACCGCAAGCATCTGAGCTCGCACTAGAGGCAACTTGCGGTCCTTACACTCCTTCTACTACTGTGGCCCTACATTTCTGCGATGAGGTCGACATCCCACTATCGAAAGATCAGCTCCCCGTACTCTT
This genomic window contains:
- a CDS encoding GNAT family N-acetyltransferase → MVTIKEIEYGSLDALNKLYDELTGHPTKPQKLEAAFRSIQADSRYILLGAFVDGELLGSMMGIVCQDLVGECRPFMVIENVVVSSRSRRQGLGKKLIAALEAIAHERDCYYIMFVSGEKRKEAHIFYEAMGYREEKVEGYRKHLSSH
- a CDS encoding AAA family ATPase, giving the protein MYSRIHIMGASGAGTSTLGRALAEHLPHVHLDSDDYFWEHKYTQQTQITERLRAIGSDLDQQEPYILSGAVCGWGDGLRPRFDLVVFLWIPPEIRLERLRKREYERYGADSLPGGSMFQEVQTFMEWAALYDTAGPEVRSRVLHEEWMSRLQCPVLRLEEDLTVDARVEAVLREYDAEALRR